A single region of the Cucumis melo cultivar AY chromosome 3, USDA_Cmelo_AY_1.0, whole genome shotgun sequence genome encodes:
- the LOC103485655 gene encoding bidirectional sugar transporter SWEET1: protein MDIPHFLFGVLGNATALFLFLSPMVTFKRIIRSKSTEQFSGIPYVMTMLNCLLSAWYGLPFVSPHNILVSTINGTGAVIELIYVMVFIVYAGKKEKGKIGGLFAFAMGAFTAVALVSVFALEGKIRKLFCGLAASVFSIIMYGSPLSIMRTVIKTKSVEYMPFLLSLFVFLCGTSWFIYGLLGRDPFVAVPNGFGCGLGALQLILYFIYRRPGAAPDEKPTNNDGLNMEMSLHKAQLDKPQATAKVDRDDQV, encoded by the exons ATGGATATTCCGCACTTCTTGTTCGGAGTTCTTG GAAATGCAACTGCTCTGTTTCTTTTCTTGTCACCAAT GGTTACATTTAAGAGAATCATAAGAAGCAAATCGACGGAGCAATTCTCAGGCATTCCATACGTGATGACGATGTTGAATTGCCTTCTATCGGCATG GTACGGATTACCATTTGTGTCTCCACACAATATATTGGTATCGACGATAAACGGAACGGGGGCGGTGATAGAATTGATATACGTGATGGTGTTCATAGTGTATGCggggaagaaagaaaaggggaaAATAGGAGGTTTATTTGCATTTGCAATGGGGGCTTTCACGGCGGTGGCCTTGGTGTCGGTCTTTGCGTTGGAAGGCAAAATCAGAAAGCTCTTCTGCGGTTTGGCTGCTTCCGTTTTTTCCATCATCATGTACGGTTCCCCACTCTCCATCATG AGAACAGTGATAAAGACGAAGAGTGTGGAGTATATGCCATTTTTGCTGTCGCTGTTCGTGTTCTTGTGTGGCACATCTTGGTTCATATATGGCCTTCTTGGCCGCGATCCTTTTGTTGCT GTGCCAAATGGGTTCGGGTGTGGCTTGGGTGCGTTACAGCTGATTCTCTACTTCATCTACCGTCGTCCTGGGGCCGCCCCAGATGAGAAGCCCACTAATAACGATGGCCTCAACATGGAAATGAGCCTGCACAAGGCCCAACTAGACAAGCCCCAAGCTACTGCCAAAGTGGACCGTGATGATCAAGTTTAA
- the LOC127148364 gene encoding MACPF domain-containing protein NSL1-like, protein MSFNINRFNPQSAAEKAVSVIGFGYDLCNDLRLSSCKPGPSGSKLIVIDFTRSRDLVLPAGVVVPNVPTSINCDKGERTRFRSDVISFNQMSELFNQQLSLSGKIPWGSLTPCLD, encoded by the exons ATGTCTTTCAACATCAACCGGTTCAATCCTCAATCAGCCGCCGAGAAAGCGGTTTCAGTTATCGGCTTCGGCTACGATCTCTGTAACGATTTGCGATTGTCTTCTTGCAAGCCGGGTCCATCAGGGTCTAAGCTGATCGTTATCGACTTCACTCGAAGTAGAGACCTTGTACTTCCGGCCGGCGTTGTCGTCCCTAATGTTCCTACTTCCATCAACTGTGATAAAGGCGAGCGTACCCGATTCCGGTCGGATGTCATCTCCTTCAATCAG ATGTCGGAGCTGTTTAATCAGCAATTATCTCTATCTGGGAAAATTCCGTGGGGTTCTTTAACACCATGTTTGGATTAA